From Onychostoma macrolepis isolate SWU-2019 chromosome 19, ASM1243209v1, whole genome shotgun sequence, a single genomic window includes:
- the LOC131525800 gene encoding uncharacterized protein LOC131525800: MLEVFTPFTMFNRINLLLLLLLCLVYQSGNTPKSLTEEKGGNATLTCEFEARKYFKIELTSKSENIPVCQEKNCSGRVFKQEACDVIIKDLKLNDSGKYLLRAYYYNDQSEVKHKERTYQLQIRDETTVKIGEELKLHVLFSNADKVEKNSSGKWSEVWNTSHGVQSERMNVSDGNLIINGFTAHDAGTYRVLDAKGDILITVTVTETNKETNTERDTDGQHKHRIVYVLVSLGILVLVLAVMIGVVIWRRRNRRYIQAPVQENPEPPQVLGNL; the protein is encoded by the exons ATGCTTGAAGTTTTCACACCTTTTACAAT GTTTAACCGGATaaatctgctgctgctgctgctacttTGCCTGGTCTATCAAAGTG GAAACACTCCTAAATCTTTGACAGAAGAAAAGGGAGGCAACGCCACATTGACATGTGAATTTGAGgccagaaaatattttaaaattgagtTAACTAGTAAGTCAGAAAACATCCCTGTTTGTCAGGAGAAAAACTGTTCTGGCCGAGTATTTAAACAAGAAGCCTGTGACGTCATCATCAAAGATCTGAAACTGAATGACTCTGGGAAATACCTTTTGAGAGCCTATTACTATAATGATCAATCAGAGGTGAAGCATAAGGAAAGGACGTACCAACTTCAGATTCGTG ACGAGACTACTGTGAAAATTGGTGAGGAGCTGAAGTTGCATGTTCTGTTTTCCAATGCTGATAAAGTGGAGAAAAATTCCAGTGGAAAGTGGAGTGAAGTGTGGAATACAAGCCATGGGGTTCAGAGTGAACGAATGAATGTCAGTGATGGAAACCTGATCATTAATGGGTTTACGGCCCATGATGCAGGAACATACAGAGTTCTGGACGCTAAAGGAGACATCTTGATCACAGTGACAGTCACAG AAACAAACAAGGAAACAAATACAGAAAGGGACACAGATGGACAACATA AGCACCGGATTGTGTATGTTTTAGTGAGTTTGGGGATTCTGGTTCTGGTTCTGGCTGTGATGATTGGTGTCGTCATATGGCGACGTCGGAACAGACGTTACATACAGGCTCCAGTACAGGAGAATCCAGAGCCCCCACAGGTACTGGGGAACCTATAA